A DNA window from Molothrus ater isolate BHLD 08-10-18 breed brown headed cowbird chromosome 2, BPBGC_Mater_1.1, whole genome shotgun sequence contains the following coding sequences:
- the C2H21orf62 gene encoding LOW QUALITY PROTEIN: uncharacterized protein C21orf62 homolog (The sequence of the model RefSeq protein was modified relative to this genomic sequence to represent the inferred CDS: inserted 2 bases in 1 codon; deleted 3 bases in 2 codons) — MKPIAYPAFSICLALILARFLGIHISFVRSQKNHMLIFTKENTIHNCSCSVPIRDCNCCLANLMCNCRTVLPSMMEKNTYNSHLTIWFTDTSVLEMVLNFTRSWDLKLSFCGTAPLPVEYLDIWGLRKLQVNKVKGHFXRAQRMSSSSNNDKEDLLEVHNKDRQMLARIFFFWYLSLFNGYSLLKSYSVENVSSIIKHFPSLLYSDVFSTSDNESYVVTFIY; from the exons ATGAAGCCAATAGCCTACCCTGCTTTCTCCATTTGTCTGGCTCTCATTTTGGCCAGATTCCTTGGAATACACATCAGTTTTGTGAGAAGTCAGAAGAACCACATGCTAATTTTCActaaggaaaacacaattcacAACTGCAGCTGTTCCGTGCCTATCCGTGACTGCAATTGCTGCCTGGCAAACTTGATGTGCAACTGCAGAACAGTGCTGCCTTctatgatggaaaaaaatacctaCAACAGCCACCTGACCATCTGGTTCACAGACACC TCTGTGCTGGAGATGGTCCTCAACTTCACAA GATCTTG GGATTTGAAGCTGTCCTTCTGTGGCACCGCTCCTCTCCCAGTGGAATATTTGGACATTTGGGGACTTCGAAAGCTCCAGGTAAACAAGGTCAAGGGACATTT CAGAGCACAGCGTatgtccagcagcagcaacaatgACAAAGAAGACTTGCTTGAGGTGCACAACAAAGACAGGCAAATGCTTGCacgtattttttttttctgg tatcTCTCACTTTTCAATGGGTATTCATTGCTGAAGTCATACAGTGTGGAAAATGTCTCTAGCATCATTAAGCACTTTCCCAGCCTGTTGTACTCTGATGTTTTCTCAACTTCAGACAATGAGAGCTATGTTGTAACATTCATTTACTGA